A section of the Microbacterium forte genome encodes:
- a CDS encoding DEAD/DEAH box helicase — MTPEDAVPTDAPETPGFEELGITGPVLKAIKDLGYETPSPIQAATIPTLLSGRDVVGMAQTGTGKTAAFALPVLERLDVSQKTPQALVLAPTRELALQVCEAFESYASKMKGVHMLPVYGGQAYGVQLSALRRGVHVIVGTPGRIMDHLAKGTLDLSQLQYLVLDEADEMLKMGFAEDVEQILAQTPVEKQVALFSATMPPQIRRLAQKYLRDPEEISIKSKTATGTNITQRYLVVSYAQKVDALTRILEVENFDGMIVFVRTKNETETLAEKLRARGYSAAAINGDVAQVQRERSVNQLKDGKLDILVATDVAARGLDVERISHVINFDIPTDTESYVHRIGRTGRAGRKGDAISFITPRERYLLKSIEKATRQQPTQMQLPSMDDVNTTRLARFDDAITTALGDSPRIEKFRDIIAHYVRNHDVPEADVAAALAVVAQGDTPLLLDPSDDPLTKAVEFDNRPPRERNTRDQREPREPRERRGRGDYKPYRIEVGRRHRVEPRQIVGALANEGGLGRDDFGAINIRPDFTVVELPANLDSSVLDKLRDTRISGRLIEIKPDRGPAARRNDGPRDAGARGGFDRPRYDREDRPARSDERGEKPFRKPRHKD, encoded by the coding sequence GTGACCCCTGAAGACGCTGTGCCCACCGACGCCCCCGAGACCCCTGGATTCGAGGAGCTCGGCATCACCGGCCCCGTCCTCAAGGCGATCAAGGACCTCGGCTACGAGACCCCCTCCCCCATCCAGGCCGCGACGATCCCGACTCTCCTGTCGGGCCGCGACGTCGTCGGCATGGCGCAGACAGGAACGGGAAAGACCGCGGCCTTCGCGCTCCCCGTCCTGGAGCGCCTCGACGTCTCGCAGAAGACTCCGCAGGCGCTGGTGCTCGCTCCGACTCGCGAGCTCGCACTGCAGGTCTGCGAGGCCTTCGAGTCCTACGCCTCGAAGATGAAGGGTGTGCACATGCTGCCGGTCTACGGCGGCCAGGCCTACGGCGTGCAGCTCTCCGCGCTGCGCCGCGGCGTCCACGTGATCGTCGGAACGCCCGGCCGCATCATGGACCACCTCGCCAAGGGCACTCTCGACCTCTCGCAGCTGCAGTACCTGGTGCTCGACGAGGCCGACGAGATGCTCAAGATGGGCTTTGCGGAAGATGTCGAGCAGATCCTCGCTCAGACGCCCGTCGAGAAGCAGGTCGCACTGTTCTCCGCGACGATGCCCCCGCAGATCCGCCGCCTCGCGCAGAAGTACCTGCGCGATCCCGAAGAGATCAGCATCAAGTCGAAGACCGCAACGGGCACCAACATCACGCAGCGCTACCTCGTGGTGTCGTACGCGCAGAAGGTCGATGCGCTGACCCGCATCCTCGAGGTCGAGAACTTCGACGGCATGATCGTGTTCGTCCGCACCAAGAACGAGACCGAGACGCTCGCCGAGAAGCTGCGCGCCCGTGGATACTCGGCCGCTGCGATCAACGGCGATGTGGCGCAGGTGCAACGTGAGCGCAGCGTCAACCAGCTCAAGGACGGCAAGCTCGACATCCTCGTCGCGACGGACGTCGCCGCTCGAGGTCTCGACGTCGAGCGCATCAGCCACGTCATCAACTTCGACATCCCCACCGACACCGAGTCCTACGTGCACCGCATCGGCCGCACCGGACGCGCCGGTCGCAAGGGCGACGCGATCAGCTTCATCACCCCGCGCGAGCGTTACCTGCTCAAGTCGATCGAGAAGGCGACCCGCCAGCAGCCGACGCAGATGCAGCTGCCCAGCATGGACGACGTCAACACCACGCGTCTCGCGCGATTCGACGATGCGATCACGACCGCGCTCGGCGACAGCCCGCGGATCGAGAAGTTCCGTGACATCATCGCCCACTACGTGCGCAACCATGATGTGCCTGAAGCCGATGTGGCCGCTGCGCTCGCGGTCGTCGCGCAGGGCGACACTCCGCTGCTGCTCGACCCGTCGGATGACCCGCTGACGAAGGCCGTCGAGTTCGACAACCGTCCGCCGCGGGAACGCAACACCCGCGATCAGCGGGAGCCCCGCGAGCCTCGCGAGCGCCGTGGACGGGGCGACTACAAGCCCTACCGCATCGAGGTCGGTCGACGTCACCGGGTCGAGCCGCGTCAGATCGTCGGTGCGCTCGCGAACGAGGGCGGCCTCGGCCGTGACGATTTCGGCGCCATCAACATCCGGCCGGACTTCACGGTCGTCGAGCTTCCCGCCAACCTCGACTCCTCGGTGCTCGACAAGCTCAGGGACACCCGCATCTCTGGTCGACTGATCGAGATCAAGCCCGACCGTGGTCCGGCAGCCCGACGCAACGACGGCCCGCGCGACGCCGGCGCTCGAGGCGGCTTCGACCGCCCCCGCTACGACCGCGAGGACCGTCCGGCCCGCTCCGATGAGCGCGGCGAGAAGCCGTTCCGCAAGCCGCGGCACAAGGACTGA
- a CDS encoding GNAT family N-acetyltransferase gives MKWIDRAGDDADTAEFDSFVDALGAWWEAHRATHFAFVALTEDTTVGAAWVALLPRVPSPGANNRLSADIQSVFVMPEHRGGGVGAALVDAAATHAHRAGASRVTVHSSERAVSVYQRLGFTGSPKLLQRIAEA, from the coding sequence TTGAAGTGGATTGACAGAGCCGGCGACGACGCCGACACCGCGGAGTTCGACTCGTTCGTGGACGCACTCGGGGCGTGGTGGGAAGCCCATCGGGCCACCCACTTCGCGTTCGTGGCCCTCACCGAGGACACGACGGTGGGTGCCGCATGGGTCGCGCTGCTCCCGCGCGTGCCCAGCCCTGGTGCGAACAACCGCCTCTCGGCAGACATCCAGAGCGTCTTCGTGATGCCCGAGCACCGTGGGGGCGGCGTGGGCGCCGCACTCGTCGACGCAGCTGCCACCCATGCGCACAGAGCCGGCGCCTCCAGGGTCACCGTGCACTCGAGCGAGCGCGCGGTTTCGGTCTATCAGCGGCTCGGGTTCACCGGATCTCCGAAGCTGCTCCAGCGGATCGCCGAGGCATAG
- a CDS encoding long-chain-fatty-acid--CoA ligase, whose amino-acid sequence MSPYQPPRPWIASYAEGVPDDLAPVSGSLVDIVAASARDYPDAPALQFFGRETTYAQLQDAIDRAAEGLRDLGVRAGDPVAIVLPNCPQHIVAFYAVLRLGAVVVEHNPLYTPRELRKQFEDHGAKHAIVWNKVVSTVQEFPADLAVTNLISVDVTRAMPFLTRVALRLPVAKARESRAALTERVRGTVAWDSLVQSAPISATHPKPATGDLAIIQYTSGTTGTPKGAALTHGNLLANAAQSQAWVPSIQRGKGCVVYAVLPMFHAYGLTLCLTFAMSMGARLVLFPKFDPDLVLGVMKKHPATFLPLVPPIADRLLAAANAEGVSLDGIEVAISGAMALPHELVVPFEAATNGFLVEGYGLSECSPVLMANPVADNRVPGTVGLPLPGTECRVVDPDNPTVDVEPGAAGELLVRGPQVFSGYYGKPEETEAVFVDGWFRTGDIVTVDDAGFIRIVDRIKELIITGGFNVAPTEVENALRQHPQVADAAVVGLPSDHSGEEVVAAIVIDSGTEVDVEAIREYARSILTPYKVPRRIFVVDELPKSLIGKVLRRQVREKLLALTSGA is encoded by the coding sequence GTGAGCCCGTACCAGCCTCCCCGCCCGTGGATCGCCAGCTATGCGGAAGGCGTCCCCGACGACCTCGCCCCCGTCTCGGGATCGCTGGTCGACATCGTCGCGGCATCCGCTCGCGATTACCCCGACGCCCCTGCACTGCAGTTCTTCGGACGTGAGACGACCTATGCGCAACTGCAGGATGCGATCGACCGCGCCGCCGAGGGTCTGCGCGATCTCGGCGTGCGCGCAGGGGATCCGGTCGCGATCGTGCTGCCGAACTGCCCGCAGCACATCGTGGCGTTCTACGCCGTGCTCCGTCTGGGCGCCGTGGTCGTCGAGCACAACCCGCTCTACACGCCTCGCGAGCTCCGCAAGCAGTTCGAGGACCACGGCGCGAAGCACGCGATCGTCTGGAACAAGGTCGTATCGACGGTGCAGGAGTTCCCGGCCGATCTCGCGGTGACGAACCTCATCTCCGTGGACGTCACCCGGGCGATGCCCTTTCTGACCCGCGTGGCTCTGCGACTGCCTGTGGCGAAAGCGAGAGAGTCGCGCGCGGCGCTCACCGAGCGCGTCCGGGGAACCGTCGCCTGGGACTCGCTGGTGCAGTCGGCTCCGATCTCGGCGACGCACCCGAAGCCGGCCACCGGCGACCTCGCCATCATCCAGTACACGTCGGGCACCACGGGAACCCCCAAGGGTGCGGCGCTGACGCACGGGAACCTGCTCGCGAACGCCGCCCAGTCGCAGGCGTGGGTGCCGTCCATCCAGCGTGGCAAGGGCTGCGTCGTCTACGCGGTGCTGCCTATGTTCCACGCTTACGGCCTCACGCTGTGTCTGACGTTCGCGATGTCGATGGGAGCACGACTCGTGCTCTTCCCGAAGTTCGATCCGGACCTCGTGCTCGGTGTGATGAAGAAGCACCCGGCGACGTTCCTTCCGCTCGTGCCCCCGATCGCTGATCGACTGCTCGCCGCGGCGAACGCCGAGGGCGTGTCCCTCGACGGGATCGAGGTCGCGATCTCCGGCGCCATGGCGCTCCCTCACGAGCTGGTGGTGCCGTTCGAGGCTGCCACGAACGGCTTCCTCGTCGAGGGATACGGACTCAGCGAATGCTCCCCCGTTCTGATGGCGAATCCGGTCGCAGACAACCGCGTGCCCGGAACAGTGGGACTTCCGTTGCCCGGCACCGAATGCCGAGTGGTCGATCCCGACAACCCGACCGTCGATGTCGAACCCGGCGCAGCGGGCGAACTCCTCGTGCGCGGTCCACAGGTGTTCTCCGGGTACTACGGCAAGCCGGAGGAGACCGAGGCCGTCTTCGTCGACGGCTGGTTCCGCACCGGAGACATCGTGACGGTCGACGATGCGGGCTTCATCAGAATCGTCGACCGCATCAAGGAACTCATCATCACCGGCGGCTTCAATGTCGCACCGACGGAGGTGGAGAACGCACTGCGTCAGCACCCGCAGGTCGCCGACGCCGCGGTGGTCGGCCTGCCGAGCGATCACTCCGGCGAGGAGGTGGTCGCGGCGATCGTCATCGACTCCGGAACCGAGGTGGACGTCGAGGCGATCCGCGAGTATGCGCGCAGCATCCTCACCCCCTACAAGGTGCCCCGGCGCATCTTCGTCGTGGATGAGCTTCCGAAATCGTTGATCGGCAAGGTCCTGCGCCGGCAGGTCAGGGAGAAGCTCCTGGCGCTGACCTCCGGTGCCTGA
- the gatC gene encoding Asp-tRNA(Asn)/Glu-tRNA(Gln) amidotransferase subunit GatC — MSEITPDLVRHLGVLARIQLNDDEVTRLTGQLDAIVDNIAKVSEVASPDVAATSHPIPLSNVYRPDVVGETLTHEQVLQNAPDQADGRFRVTAILGEEQ; from the coding sequence GTGTCTGAAATCACCCCTGATCTTGTGCGCCATCTCGGCGTGCTCGCGCGCATCCAGCTCAACGACGACGAGGTGACCCGGCTGACGGGCCAGCTCGATGCCATCGTCGACAACATCGCGAAGGTGTCTGAGGTCGCAAGCCCCGACGTCGCCGCGACGAGTCACCCGATCCCGCTGAGCAACGTCTACCGTCCCGATGTGGTGGGCGAGACGCTCACGCACGAACAGGTGCTCCAGAACGCGCCGGACCAGGCCGATGGCCGGTTCCGCGTCACCGCGATCCTGGGAGAAGAACAGTGA
- the gatA gene encoding Asp-tRNA(Asn)/Glu-tRNA(Gln) amidotransferase subunit GatA: protein MSDIIRMTAAELADKLASREISSVEATRAHLDRIAAVDGDVHAFLHVNEGALDAAAAVDARRAAGEELGPIAGVPLAIKDVLVTTDQPTTSGSRILEGYRSPYDATVVARSRAAGLIPLGKTNMDEFAMGSSTEHSAYGPTRNPWDLDRIPGGSGGGSAAAVAAFEAPLALGSDTGGSIRQPAHVTGTVGVKPTYGGVSRYGAIALASSLDQVGPVTRTVLDAGLLHDAIGGHDPKDSTSLRDEWPSFADAAREGARGDVLKGLRVGVIRELPDSGFQPGVAESFRSALALMEAQGAEIVEIGAPHFEYGVAAYYLILPAEASSNLAKFDSVRFGLRVTPDGNPTVEDVMSATRDAGFGDEVKRRIILGTYALSAGYYDAYYGSAQKVRTLIQQDFANAFAEVDIIATPSAPTTAFKIGEKIDDPLQMYLNDITTIPVNLAGVPGISIPSGLAAEDGLPVGIQFIAPAREDARLYKVGAAVETLLVDSWGAPLLTRAPQLVGGTR from the coding sequence GTGAGCGACATCATCCGGATGACCGCAGCCGAGCTTGCGGACAAGCTCGCCAGCCGCGAGATCTCCAGCGTCGAGGCGACGCGCGCACACCTCGACCGCATCGCCGCCGTCGACGGCGACGTCCATGCCTTCCTCCACGTGAACGAGGGCGCGCTCGATGCCGCCGCAGCTGTCGACGCGAGGCGGGCTGCGGGCGAGGAGCTCGGCCCGATCGCCGGTGTGCCGCTCGCCATCAAGGACGTGCTTGTCACGACCGACCAGCCGACCACCAGCGGCTCGCGGATCCTCGAGGGCTACCGCTCGCCGTACGACGCCACCGTCGTCGCTCGATCGCGCGCGGCAGGGCTGATCCCGCTCGGCAAGACCAACATGGACGAGTTCGCCATGGGGTCGTCCACCGAGCATTCCGCATACGGCCCCACCCGCAACCCGTGGGACCTCGATCGGATCCCCGGTGGCTCCGGCGGTGGATCGGCCGCGGCCGTCGCCGCCTTCGAGGCTCCGCTGGCGCTCGGCTCAGACACCGGTGGATCCATCCGTCAGCCCGCGCATGTGACCGGCACGGTCGGCGTCAAGCCCACCTACGGCGGTGTCAGCCGCTACGGCGCGATCGCACTCGCTTCCAGCCTCGACCAGGTCGGACCGGTGACGCGCACCGTGCTCGACGCAGGTCTGCTGCATGACGCGATCGGCGGTCACGACCCGAAGGACTCCACATCGCTGCGCGACGAGTGGCCTTCGTTCGCGGATGCCGCCCGTGAGGGCGCGCGCGGAGATGTGCTCAAAGGCCTCAGGGTCGGCGTCATCAGGGAATTGCCCGACAGCGGGTTCCAGCCGGGCGTCGCCGAGTCGTTCCGCAGCGCTCTCGCGCTCATGGAGGCTCAGGGTGCAGAGATCGTCGAGATCGGAGCGCCCCACTTCGAGTACGGCGTCGCCGCGTACTATCTGATCCTCCCCGCCGAGGCATCCAGCAACCTCGCGAAGTTCGACTCCGTGCGCTTCGGTCTCCGTGTGACTCCTGATGGCAACCCGACCGTCGAGGACGTCATGTCCGCGACGCGCGACGCCGGCTTCGGCGACGAGGTCAAACGACGCATCATCCTCGGCACGTACGCACTGTCGGCGGGGTACTACGACGCCTACTACGGCAGTGCACAGAAGGTCCGCACGCTCATCCAGCAGGACTTCGCGAACGCCTTCGCGGAGGTGGACATCATCGCGACGCCGTCGGCACCGACCACCGCGTTCAAGATCGGCGAGAAGATCGACGATCCGCTGCAGATGTACCTCAACGACATCACGACGATCCCGGTCAACCTCGCCGGCGTCCCGGGCATCTCGATCCCGAGCGGCCTCGCGGCAGAGGACGGACTGCCCGTCGGCATCCAGTTCATCGCACCGGCGAGGGAGGACGCGCGACTCTACAAGGTCGGCGCTGCGGTCGAGACGCTCCTCGTCGATTCGTGGGGAGCACCGCTCCTCACGCGTGCACCCCAGCTCGTGGGAGGGACCCGCTGA